The sequence TAACAGAAATTAGTGTTGATTCGATAGAAAAACAGTATACCAAAAGAAGCAAAGGTGTTGGAAAATTGCCAATGCAGGAATATGATGATGAATGTAATGAAAAGCAATCCACCAACAAGATCCGCAAAGTGATTAAGAAGGAAAAGAAACATGAGTAGTCGAGTCCATGTTCAACTGTAACttttatgttaattttaattTCAGTTTATTTTGTAATGAACAAGTACTATATTAGATATTTCCTAATGTAATGAAGAATATGTGTGGCTGTTTCACTCCATAAATTACAGCTTGAAAAACATCTTTAAATATCATGCTGAATGTGTTTCCTTACAGAAACAAGTTTCAGTAGACAAAGTAGACAAAATGCTGGTGTGAGAAAAAATTGAGCATGattgaaaaataatatgaaaaaatttgaaaaatgagaGTAGTAGTATCCTTACATAGAAACAGATCATTATTCCGTCTTCAATTAACTTGCTAGGCGTGAAAAATGATAGTAGTAGTATCCGTACATAGAAACAAGATCATTAATCAGTCATCAATTAACTTGACAGCCGCAGCCTTCTTCGTTGGTTCCAGGACATACATTAACTCAGCACTGGAGCCCGTGCATCAATGATTCTGCACACGGACAACAAAAAACTCAATAAAGAGCACAAGTTTGACACAATAAAGAGAAATGAGAGTGGCCTATGGATTGAATGGTTGCAGGTACGTCTATGGTAGAGTTCAATGACTACATCTCGGAAAATAGGCCCATTAATACAAACTATAACCCTACCTACATGCAACTTTTTCATCTCCATCCTGTTATAATCTAAGAGAAGAAAATACTCAATTTTTGAAATCTAAGAAGTTATTCTGGAGGTCGCCTGATGCTAAGACATCATCGAATATTAACCGAATGGTTTCTCACATAAAGTAAGTGCATGTGAGCCAATCCAGATGCAGATATAATAAgatttttgtcaaaaaattagGTGAATTTCATAACATTCTGGACAATCTTAATATTTGCCGTAACTTTACAACTAGAAGACAGAGTATCTAGCTTTATCATAAAAGATTAGTTAAAAGTATAGTTTCAAAGAGTCACAAGAGGAGACCTGTGCACTTCAATACCAGTTTTAGAGGTTAAAAGGATAAAACAATTAAATAGATTCCCACTAGATGATAAAACAAATAAACATGCCATGCAATGGACCCGAAGTAAGATGTAGCTATTACAAAGGGCAGTATGCCGAATATATTAGTTCTTTAGATGTCCCAATTAATGAGTTCTATCCGAAGCATCTACCTATGATAACAACAAACCCATTATATTCCCACATAGAGGGGTCTGGATTCGAATCATCtaactatttaaaataaattaaagaactTTGTGCCTGGACCTTACTTTTAAATTTGAAGCAGGAACACAATATTTCTGCGCGTTGTAAAGCACCTCCCtgaataaataacaacataagcGGTGGAggagaaaacataccttagcagCAATTGACTCCAGAAGCATAGCAATCGTCATTCCTGAAGGGTCGCGGAGGCAGTCTAATAGTTCACCTAATAGTTCTCACGCTAATTAGTTGTTCCACACGCAATTAGTTCAACGATTCATAAAAGCACAAGGTAGTTGACCCTAGACCAGTGTCTTCTATTATGAGGAAAAAGACATTAACTTACCAACAGTGTCAACGGATCCTGAATTCAGCACATGTTTCTCCACGGCTAGAGCCAACTCTGCAGTTGCCAGTCCAGCATCATTTCTGTTCCAAGTTTTTTGTGGGGAACAATGAGCCATGTATTAGAATATATAATTAGCAGAAAACTACTGAAGAAGAGAACACGCAAGACCAGTATTCTCCGTTGCAATCAATATAGAATCAGATAAATGCCTCTCAAGTCTCAACATCTTGAAAATAATGTAGATGATAGTTGAAAAAGAATAGAATGCAAAATGCTTTACGGCCTGAGAGTCGCAATGCAAGTCAGGGAGCTTACTACAAAAGAAGATGGTGTTCAAGAAGCATATGACATGAATCAACTATACAATTTGCTTAATTTTTAAAGATTAGAATAATGAGAAACACATAGATGAATAAGGTGGCAAGCACACCAACTTTGAAAGTTGATACATTAATAGTCAGAGTGGATTCTTCAGTAGTGGAAATTCCTGCAGTATAAAGTTTTAAACTTTCTAAACAAATTCCGAGCAAAAGCAACAGCATAGCCCACGATCCTGATGGTAATTATCTGTTTATCACAACATAGACAGGAAAACCATCTTAATACTTCTTAACTATGAAAAACATCTTTCATGAAAGAGAAGTTGAAAGTCGGCATAGAGATCTCCAGCTTTTATAGAAAAGttcaaataaaaagggaaaacacCCTTGAATCTATGGAATCATGGAACAACTCTGGCTCATCAAAAATAGTTACCTTTCCGGCATCAGTGCAGCTCCTGCATGGCCTCCACTACCTTCAAATGTTACTTTGATGCTTGCTGGAGCGGCAATCGCAGTCACAACACCAATTGAAACACCTTCATTGTCAGATACACCAACTTATTTATTGATGACTACAATTAAATTGGTACTTTCATCGGATGATGAAGAATAGGATAAGAATTTAACAACAGCTGACCTTTTTCTAGAATGGGACCTTGCTCTATGTGCAACTTGACGAAAGCAGAATAAGTTCCTTTTTTGAGAGAAACTTCAGACAAATCCCCCTTAGCATTTGTGTAACCAGCAGACTTAGCAGCATCAAAGAAGGAAACATTATGGCTGTCTTTTGTACTTTTCATTTGTTCTGTAAGTTGTACAATTCCTGCCAGCAAACGGCTGGNNNNNNNNNNNNNNNNNNNNNNNNNNNNNNNNNNNNNNNNNNNNNNNNNNNNNNNNNNNNNNNNNNNNNNNNNNNNNNNNNNNNNNNNNNNNNNNNNNNNNNNNNNNNNNNNNNNNNNNNNNNNNNNNNNNNNNNNNNNNNNNNNNNNNNNNNNNNNNNNNNNNNNNNNNNNNNNNNNNNNNNNNNNNNNNNNNNNNNNNNNNNNNNNNNNNNNNNNNNNNNNNNNNNNNNNNNNNNNNNNNNNNNNNNNNNNNNNNNNNNNNNNNNNNNNNNNNNNNNNNNNNNNNNNNNNNNNNNNNNNNNNNNNNNNNNNNNNNNNNNNNNNNNNNNNNNNNNNNNNNNNNNNNNNNNNNNNNNNNNNNNNNNNNNNNNNNNNNNNNNNNNNNNNNNNNNNNNNNNNNNNNNNNNNNNNNNNNNNNNNNNNNNNNNNNNNNNNNNNNNNNNNNNNNNNNNNNNNNNNNNNNNNNNNNNNNNNNNNNNNNNNNNNNNNNNNNNNNNNNNNNNNNNNNNNNNNNNNNNNNNNNNNNNNNNNNNNNNNNNNNNNNNNNNNNNNNNNNNNNNNNNNNNNNNNNNNNNNNNNNNNNNNNNNNNNNNNNNNNNNNNNNNNNNNNNNNNNNNNNNNNNNNNNNNNNNNNNNNNNNNNNNNNNNNNNNNNNNNNNNNNNNNNNNNNNNNNNNNNNNNNNNNNNNNNNNNNNNNNNNNNNNNNNNNNNNNNNNNNNNNNNNNNNNNNNNNNNNNNNNNNNNNNNNNNNNNNNNNNNNNNNNNNNNNNNNNNNNNNNNNNNNNNNNNNNNNNNNNNNNNNNNNNNNNNNNNNNNNNNNNNNNNNNNNNNNNNNNNNNNNNNNNNNNNNNNNNNNNNNNNNNNNNNNNNNNNNNNNNNNNNNNNNNNNNNNNNNNNNNNNNNNNNNNNNNNNNNNNNNNNNNNNNNNNNNNNNNNNNNNNNNNNNNNNNNNNNNNNNNNNNNNNNNNNNNNNNNNNNNNNNNNNNNNNNNNNNNNNNNNNNNNNNNNNNNNNNNNNNNNNNNNNNNNNNNNNNNNNNNNNNNNNNNNNNNNNNNNNNNNNNNNNNNNNNNNNNNNNNNNNNNNNNNNNNNNNNNNNNNNNNNNNNNNNNNNNNNNNNNNNNNNNNNNNNNNNNNNNNNNNNNNNNNNNNNNNNNNNNNNNNNNNNNNNNNNNNNNNNNNNNNNNNNNNNNNNNNNNNNNNNNNNNNNNNNNNNNNNNNNNNNNNNNNNNNNNNNNNNNNNNNNNNNNNNNNNNNNNNNNNNNNNNNNNNNNNNNNNNNNNNNNNNNNNNNNNNNNNNNNNNNNNNNNNNNNNNNNNNNNNNNNNNNNNNNNNNNNNNNNNNNNNNNNNNNNNNNNNNNNNNNNNNNNNNNNNNNNNNNNNNNNNNNNNNNNNNNNNNNNNNNNNNNNNNNNNNNNNNNNNNNNNNNNNNNNNNNNNNNNNNNNNNNNNNNNNNNNNNNNNNNNNNNNNNNNNNNNNNNNNNNNNNNNNNNNNNNNNNNNNNNNNNNNNNNNNNNNNNNNNNNNNNNNNNNNNNNNNNNNNNNNNNNNNNNNNNNNNNNNNNNNNNNNNNNNNNNNNNNNNNNNNNNNNNNNNNNNNNNNNNNNNNNNNNNNNNNNNNNNNNNNNNNNNNNNNNNNNNNNNNNNNNNNNNNNNNNNNNNNNNNNNNNNNNNNNNNNNNNNNNNNNNNNNNNNNNNNNNNNNNNNNNNNNNNNNNNNNNNNNNNNNNNNNNNNNNNNNNNNNNNNNNNNNNNNNNNNNNNNNNNNNNNNNNNNNNNNNNNNNNNNNNNNNNNNNNNNNNNNNNNNNNNNNNNNNNNNNNNNNNNNNNNNNNNNNNNNNNNNNNNNNNNNNNNNNNNNNNNNNNNNNNNNNNNNNNNNNNNNNNNNNNNNNNNNNNNNNNNNNNNNNNNNNNNNNNNNNNNNNNNNNNNNNNNNNNNNNNNNNNNNNNNNNNNNNNNNNNNNNNNNNNNNNNNNNNNNNNNNNNNNNNNNNNNNNNNNNNNNNNNNNNNNNNNNNNNNNNNNNNNNNNNNNNNNNNNNNNNNNNNNNNNNNNNNNNNNNNNNNNNNNNNNNNNNNNNNNNNNNNNNNNNNNNNNNNNNNNNNNNNNNNNNNNNNNNNNNNNNNNNNNNNNNNNNNNNNNNNNNNNNNNNNNNNNNNNNNNNNNNNNNNNNNNNNNNNNNNNNNNNNNNNNNNNNNNNNNNNNNNNNNNNNNNNNNNNNNNNNNNNNNNNNNNNNNNNNNNNNNNNNNNNNNNNNNNNNNNNNNNNNNNNNNNNNNNNNNNNNNNNNNNNNNNNNNNNNNNNNNNNNNNNNNNNNNNNNNNNNNNNNNNNNNNNNNNNNNNNNNNNNNNNNNNNNNNNNNNNNNNNNNNNNNNNNNNNNNNNNNNNNNNNNNNNNNNNNNNNNNNNNNNNNNNNNNNNNNNNNNNNNNNNNNNNNNNNNNNNNNNNNNNNNNNNNNNNNNNNNNNNNNNNNNNNNNNNNNNNNNNNNNNNNNNNNNNNNNNNNNNNNNNNNNNNNNNNNNNNNNNNNNNNNNNNNNNNNNNNNNNNNNNNNNNNNNNNNNNNNNNNNNNNNNNNNNNNNNNNNNNNNNNNNNNNNNNNNNNNNNNNNNNNNNNNNNNNNNNNNNNNNNNNNNNNNNNNNNNNNNNNNNNNNNNNNNNNNNNNNNNNNNNNNNNNNNNNNNNNNNNNNNNNNNNNNNNNNNNNNNNNNNNNNNNNNNNNNNNNNNNNNNNNNNNNNNNNNNNNNNNNNNNNNNNNNNNNNNNNNNNNNNNNNNNNNNNNNNNNNNNNNNNNNNNNNNNNNNNNNNNNNNNNNNNNNNNNNNNNNNNNNNNNNNNNNNNNNNNNNNNNNNNNNNNNNNNNNNNNNNNNNNNNNNNNNNNNNNNNNNNNNNNNNNNNNNNNNNNNNNNNNNNNNNNNNNNNNNNNNNNNNNNNNNNNNNNNNNNNNNNNNNNNNNNNNNNNNNNNNNNNNNNNNNNNNNNNNNNNNNNNNNNNNNNNNNNNNNNNgttgttcttgttgttgtcttggctgagacatgtttctttgtgactagatcttgtagtcttttgttgtttagagtgtttctagtgttggtttctttctcaccaacactaaaaagtgtccaaatctaagattgaacttgaacttgttgatgttgttaatgtgaagaAAGTGTGTCTGATTTGATGTTTTTGTCATTCTAAGCCTTGACCGTGTTGAAGGCCTTGTTGTTGTGGAGTTGGGCGTtggaatttgttgttgttcttggagaatattgttgttgttcttggtgttgttattgtgttcttgttgttcttcacccttttcatcttttgttaaaacaaaaagtgaacattagatccacaaaaggtgaaagaccaagttgtagtacttgttggtgaaagacttgatcacatctctcaaaagacttgacaaccacttttcacctactttccttgatttaaggaccttgtttcaaggagaaagtaccaagaaggtcaagtcttgttttaaacttgaaaatgaagcTCCAACACCAAATTTCcatccattaaccaaatccaccatttccaaa comes from Capsicum annuum cultivar UCD-10X-F1 chromosome 2, UCD10Xv1.1, whole genome shotgun sequence and encodes:
- the LOC124885129 gene encoding ureidoglycolate hydrolase-like, with the protein product MKSTKDSHNVSFFDAAKSAGYTNAKGDLSEVSLKKGTYSAFVKLHIEQGPILEKGVSIGVVTAIAAPASIKVTFEGSGGHAGAALMPERNDAGLATAELALAVEKHVLNSGSVDTVGELLDCLRDPSGMTIAMLLESIAAKNH